The sequence below is a genomic window from Paramisgurnus dabryanus chromosome 4, PD_genome_1.1, whole genome shotgun sequence.
GTTCTACTTTaaggtcatttaaaaaatatcttcataaaataaatgtaactgATTTCTAAAATGTTATCAAAAATAATGTCATAATAAAATTGTAGACAAAAATATGAATTTGGAAATTGTAGAAATTAACTGGAAAATGTGTAGAAAGTacgtttcatttatttatagtCACAAACATTCAAATCATAAtactaatacataaataaatgtgggGAAAAAATGAGTGTTTAGTACTAATGACTTTTTAGTAATGAAAAATTTCTTGATGTACTTTGTACACGAATGAGATAATTTCGTTTTTATTTACTGCCACAACAAAGATGGCGCTCTCTGTGTACCACACATTACAAATTGACCAATCAGTGCGCAGTTTGCCCTCGGActaatagccaatcagaaggcAGCTGTCGCTTCTTGAAAACATGTCGCCCATGAAGCTGTGTGTTCCAGGTGGGTCACTGTTATTAACTCTTTATCTTCTCATTCTTTACTGTTTATTGATATACTCTTAGCGTGACATATATGTTATTCACCTATGCGCTACCTGACATTTTATGAACTTTGATCTCGTTGGTTAACGTTTACAGGAGTTTGAGCGCTGCCGAGCTTTTACACGTGCAGTTCAGTGGGTGTTGCATTGGTCTGCTGAAATAGCTGCGCGCGCAATACGGTTGTGAAAGTTTTAGCATGTATATAAACATCCTCCGCAGTCACATATCTCGGTTTTGCCGTCGTTATTTAGTTGGTTTGGTAGTATTGATTTACTACTTTACTACGCGGGAGTAGTTCTCAGGGTGTAAACGGGGTTTAAAGACTCGTTTGGCGAGCCCCGCCCACCGCTTTGGGCGTGAGAGCTGCTGTCATGCATACTCCTCTGACAGGACTGTATTATGTGCCTGTACAAGAACTTGGCAACTGATCAATGACTCCAGCTGTTTTCAACAGCAAATCTTCCCTGAAACCAAATAAGATTGTCTGTTTTAAGAGTTTcactttttaaagaaatgtcCAACAAAAATCGCGTTACATTTACAAGAATAGTGCGTTACTGTAACGCTGTTACACGCTCATGATTGGATTTTCAAACACAAAAAAGCCTGAACTGTGTTGTTTAACTTGTGAAAATGGcaatattgtattttttaagCGTTAATTGTCTGGTTTTTTTTGTACAGGTGAAAGGCTCTGCAGCACGGAGGACTGTATCCCCGGCACCGGCACGTATCTGCGGCACGGCTATGTCTTTGCCTCTCTTGCGGGGTACGTACTGAGGAAGAACGAAGGAGAGGAGGTTAGTTCGGTGATTTGCTTTTATGTTGGACACAAATGTTCGGTAGCAACTTTATAAAATGTGAGAATTGAATATGAACATTTATAGGAGAAACTCAATGTCTGCCTTTTCCTTTTTAGCTTCCAGTGATTTCAGTTGTTAGAGAGACAGAAGCACAGCTTTTGCCTGACGTCGGTGCCATTGTCACCTGCAAGGTGAGCGTCTGAAACATGACATCATTATTAGTGTATCATGCCATATCTGAATCACTGTAATAATGAGATGACTATATGGTCAGATTTCATTATGAGCTGTTCATCTCCTCACATGGAGAAGATATTTGTTTCTTTagcccggaatacactgcaCAATTTTTGCCTTCCTATAAGAtaattaccttatcacactgttcGACTGTTCGTTGcgcaacgtcaccagcatgcgctcgtggtaaacaaataccggcgagcaggtcgtagcagcaaacacactgtgcggtgatcatgccgaatttctgacactgtcagaaagcTATCCTAagctatctttggacgcaagaccggAAAAACGGCTGTCTTTGAACCACTCTCATTGTAcaacataggaccaccgatgaagagccatgATTGTTTCACGAtagcaatctttcgtctgggacagccaataatcgtgcagtgtatcccgggctttagGCACTTTTAACATCCAAATTAATCTCTGTGTGGCTTAAAGGGACAGATTACCCAAAAAATTTAGTTCTGTCATTGTTAACTCCCCCTCATGTTCTTCCCAACTAGGGTTGCAAAATTGTGGGAATTTTCATGGCTGGAAtctttccatgggaattaacGGGGAATAAAAAAATCCCTACATTTTCCAGGCTTTGCCTACCACAAAAGCCACACTTGCTGCATTTGAGCATTTACTACATCAAGTCTTGATTATGTTTTCATAAGCATTGATAAGCTATCATGTAGCTAGCTTTCTTCTACATTCAGCTAGCCAGTTTTCTGTTATCATACAAAATTTCTGTTCCACCCAAAAGTTTGGAAAGATtacaattaaatttttttgaaaGAAGTCTTTTATGCTCATCAAGCTTGTATTTATTGATACAAACTCCTTTTGAAATCATTAATATTCGAATGAGtatttttgatcaaataaatccACTGCTTGATGAGCATAAGTAACAGGATTCTTCAAAGCCTTGTTttaccttgcatgcatgtctgcttttgaccaaagaaaatgttcatttatgtttgtatataatatagtttatataaattTCCCAAAATTTTCAGTTAATTCCCATTAAGTTTACAATTCAGAAAATTTCCAAAATTACCCAGGTGAAGTTCCCATGAAAAGTTTCCAGAAATTTACAGGAAACTTTCCGCCCCTTTGCAAACCTATTCCCAACCCAAataattttctttcttttgtggAATACCATTCACTTGAAAACATGAAACCTAATAACGAAAGTCACATgggtttgaaaaaaaaacaaaggtgTGTAAATGATGACGATTCTTCATTTTTGGATGACCTGTACATAATGTTTCTAATTGTGTGTGATTTGTTGTGCACAGGTAACAAGTATCAACCCAAGGTTTGCTAAGGTTCACATCTTATATGTGGGGTCGACACCACTGAAAGATCGCTTCAGAGGCACTATCAGGTATACTGatgttttaaacacaataaaatatAGTTTAGCCCCTTAATTCTGTTTAATTAATTGTATCAAATATCTGTGTTCCAAAGATGAAAGTCTTAAAAAGCATAAAATAAGCAATTCCATGCCAATGACAACTTTACCAAAAAATGAAGTTTTTACcaaatgtttttaaccatactgaTACTCTGATGTAAGTATTTGGTGGCTTAAATCTCTGGTCTctgttttacattttaagtCCAGATTTCAGAATTGTCACACCCATAACGTTGTTTCTTCCTCATAAATTcacacaagaaaaaaaaatacatattttcttttctttgaagAGTCACCCCTTCTCCATTTTTTGGATATTATTGCTTCTGATTTGTGCAATTTTAAATTTACAGAATTCCTTCAACTTGAATGTCACACAAATACTTGTCACATCTATAATGCGTGCATGTTTTCCCTCATCTTAAATAGAAAACATGAGTGtagactgatatttttctgatgtttggaatataaacagatggttcGATAATTTGGTAATAAACGCATTCTCTGGggaatttaaaatattaaaatttttgactgaaaatgtcacatccataatgctGGAATTGCTCATATTTGATATGTGCATTATTAGTATAGAAGTAAAAATGTAACCTTCCCAATTCTTGTTTTTATCTCTCCAGAAGAGAAGATGTAAGAGCGACAGAGAAAGATAAGGTGAGTTTAATTGGTAAATTGTAGAAAGAGAAATGTCATGTTTTGAGTCGATTGttgacattttttttcattttcttttcagGTGGAGACGTACAAAAGCTTCAGGCCAGGAGACATCGTCCTTGCTAAAGTCGTATCcttttaaaagattttaaatCTCTGAGAGTCATTTTACTGAATGAGTCCTTGGATATTCTCAATGGGTAATTTacagggatgcaccgataggatttttttggggccgataccgatttaaacagacaacttctggccgataccgatattaaacgcTTGTATACAATattatacagttggtctattagctggTTTATTTctacatcaaattatttttactgaacatggattggatctaattaacattcaactgaccaacataataagagaggcaaaacaaatataataagacagcatgacaaccttcaaaggtggtttttgctgctcagcatttattttattaacaacattaacttattttttacatataatggatttctttatgcagttaattaataaacaatcggtatcagcctttctcatgctattgccgatatgccaatGGTTtcaaatcggccgataaatatcagcggccgatacatcggtgcatcactagtaatTTATCATTTTGTGAAACCTTTTGAATATAATAATTGCTTGTTGTCCATTTTGATGTGTCTATCCTTAAAGAATGTGTAGTTATTGTTTGTTACAATTTTGCATTAAAGGAAACATATCATGAAAAATCAAACTATGGAAAGAAATAAAATTCAGAGAGTTCAGATGTAAAACCCTCTAAGTAATGTAGCATTTTTTAACAAGCTTTCATGTTGTGGTTCAGTAATTAGTcagtaattaaaaaaatttattttcacaaatgtctctTTAGTTTGATATTTAACAAATTGGAAAGCTTTTGCAGCGAAACACATtctcaacatttttttttttgagtaaaaGGCTCAAAACTTCCGTCAAAATCCCAATATATTCGATACACCACCTTTAACTGAGTGCACCTTGGATTTTGCtgaaaatcattgtggtgattaATAGATCCTCCCAAAAAaacggtatttctgaatggccagaggccgggattaagcggattttAAGTgcttgatgaacgtataatgcGTGCAGAGagcatttggtcagtatcattatctcatttttgaaagAAGGGGCGTTTAgaagcttttgcatctgagctcttcaaaaATGACCTGACTCCTATAATAGCTTTATAATGCGCGACTCCTGTTAAAAACTCTTGTATCTGAAAGCGTTTTGACCCTTGACCTCAGCCCTCAGATCTCTTTAGGTGACGTGCAGTCGAACTACCTGCTAACTACAGCTGAGAATGAACTGGGCGTGGTGGTGGCCCACAGTGAGGCTGGTAAGGGGCTGTTTAATGATAAAAAAGACTAAAATAGTGTAAATAATCTCTATTTTACTCACGCGTTGTTCCTCGGATGTTCACGCAGGCGCTCAGATGGTTCCCATCAGCTGGTGCGAGATGCAGTGTCCACGCACACACGCTAAAGAGTTTCGCAAGGTAGCGCGGGTACAGCCGGAGTACCTGCAGGCCTGAGCCACGCCCACCAGGTCCTTTAACCACACCCACTGGAACACACAGCTTCAAAGACACGCCCTCTTACTTTACTCTTGTAGATTTCTCTGTCAGAttgtgtttgtgaatgtggaTTTTATTCTTAACAGGTGTAATGCGTATGAAGTGCACACTGATAAATTGATTTAAAACCATTTCTAAAACCGTAGGAGCAATGATGACATAAGAATAACATTTTACTATGATAAGAATGTAGTAGTGTAATGAAACAGGCATTTATAACATTTTGGGTGTGATGCAATGTCATATGTGAAATTGTTTTAGAGCCTCTACAAACATCCCAGGATGTTGGTTATAAGTGAATCTTATGAAAAAAGTCTGGTTTATAATTTTACCTCAGAATCAAGAAAAAAAAGTCTTTATAAAAAGACAATGAAGCCTTTTTAAGACCATCAGTGTTTGACATAATTTACAAAACAGTTTAGCACATCTTTCTCCTAATTCTCATTAAAATATTactgttttacatttgtttaaacaCTAGTATTTGCGTtatagttttgaaaatgaaattataTTGCATTACTGTAATGAGAATTGTGGGTGAAGAGTTATTAATTGTCATGAAAAATTCACTATGAAGAAATGAGCTTATCCTAAAAATAGGCTTTGTTTTGGGGTAAAACATGGTTTTGTGAGAATGTAAACCACCAATGATACTTATAAAAGTAAAAtggtgttttttaaaccatccAGGTCATTTGATTCATACAGTATGAGATCCATAAACAACAAACCTGAATTTATAAGAAATGTCACAATCGCATTTCAACAGAAAAACATGCTGGAGAATCTTTGGAGAAAATCTGAAGTGAAGTTACTTAGGTTATTTTGGCGGCACTGTTTTCAAACTCTTGGCACATGGACCATTCGGAGATGTTCGAGTTTCTTTTTGCTGCTTTTATTCTTGGAAtatgtttctttattttcatACTTTTACTTTGTTCTGTCACTTTGTAACTGTTTTGAAAGGTCATGTGTTTACAAGAGAAAAAATAAAGCATCTAACAAAAGAAAAGTTCACGCTTGGCTTTAATGTAGCATTTTGTCTATGATAAATAATAAAGCACTGATTTTATCtctatattaaaaaataaacactgcaaACCTCAAAAATATTGCTCAATATCACTGAAGACGACATTTAAAGAGCCTTTGATGACATATTTAATTCTTAGGAGTTAATTACATCTTAACATTTTCAtccaattaaattaatttagtgAAGACTGGTGGTTAAATATCAAAGACTCTTCGGTAGTTTGCATTTTATTTACAGGTAATTGTTATCACA
It includes:
- the exosc1 gene encoding exosome complex component CSL4, with translation MSPMKLCVPGERLCSTEDCIPGTGTYLRHGYVFASLAGYVLRKNEGEELPVISVVRETEAQLLPDVGAIVTCKVTSINPRFAKVHILYVGSTPLKDRFRGTIRREDVRATEKDKVETYKSFRPGDIVLAKVISLGDVQSNYLLTTAENELGVVVAHSEAGAQMVPISWCEMQCPRTHAKEFRKVARVQPEYLQA